Proteins encoded by one window of Tunturibacter psychrotolerans:
- a CDS encoding efflux RND transporter periplasmic adaptor subunit yields MYARPKVRSLLYFRVDKLGVRYLPDEPKLSADVAAIVAGLILLFGSVGCEKKEVAPPPMPPAVEVTNVVQQNVPTYQVWVAQLNGQVNADITPKVQGYLLKRAYTEGFFVHKGQLLYEIDPRPFIAALDEAKAQVAVAVAQRTEAENNVTRDRPLAEQHAIPQKQLDTDISTLAANVAQVNAAQASMAQAELNLSWTKVLSPINGLAGTSNANVGDLVGTTTKMTTVSDINPIRAYFNISESDYLARARSISQAVRGDRAQRPSFPVEFIQANGIAFPAKGKIMLVSREIASQTGTIQIAADFPNKDGILRPGGFGNVRIETGMTKDALLVPQAAVIEVQSMYQVVVVSPENKAMFRPVKVGDRVGTNWIITEGLKPGEKVIVQGFMKVREGTPVSAKPYVVASVPEGN; encoded by the coding sequence ATGTACGCACGACCTAAGGTTCGGAGTCTCCTTTACTTCAGGGTGGACAAGCTGGGTGTACGTTACTTGCCGGATGAGCCGAAGCTCAGCGCTGATGTTGCTGCGATCGTTGCGGGTCTGATCCTGCTGTTTGGGAGCGTCGGTTGCGAGAAGAAGGAAGTTGCACCACCTCCAATGCCCCCGGCGGTTGAAGTCACCAATGTAGTGCAACAGAATGTTCCCACCTATCAGGTGTGGGTAGCGCAGCTGAACGGCCAGGTAAATGCGGATATCACCCCGAAGGTGCAGGGATACCTGTTGAAGCGCGCCTATACCGAGGGGTTCTTCGTTCACAAAGGTCAATTGCTGTACGAGATCGATCCTCGCCCTTTTATTGCGGCGCTTGACGAAGCTAAAGCGCAGGTGGCGGTTGCTGTGGCGCAGCGGACTGAGGCGGAAAATAATGTCACGCGGGATCGTCCACTTGCTGAGCAACACGCAATACCGCAGAAGCAGCTGGATACGGATATCTCCACACTCGCGGCCAACGTAGCCCAGGTGAACGCTGCGCAGGCGAGTATGGCTCAGGCGGAGTTAAACCTGTCTTGGACGAAGGTGTTGTCCCCCATCAACGGCTTGGCTGGTACTTCCAACGCGAACGTCGGCGACCTTGTGGGAACTACAACTAAGATGACAACCGTCTCGGATATCAATCCCATCCGGGCATACTTCAACATCAGTGAGAGCGACTATCTTGCCAGAGCGCGGTCGATCTCGCAGGCCGTAAGAGGTGACAGAGCACAAAGACCGTCCTTTCCGGTTGAGTTCATCCAGGCAAATGGAATCGCCTTTCCGGCGAAGGGCAAGATCATGCTTGTCAGTCGGGAGATTGCATCGCAGACGGGCACGATTCAGATTGCAGCGGACTTTCCGAACAAGGATGGCATACTTCGGCCCGGCGGCTTCGGCAACGTGCGCATCGAAACCGGAATGACCAAAGATGCGCTGCTGGTTCCGCAGGCGGCTGTTATCGAAGTGCAATCGATGTATCAAGTTGTCGTCGTCAGTCCGGAGAACAAGGCGATGTTTCGACCGGTCAAAGTGGGCGATCGCGTCGGGACGAACTGGATTATCACGGAGGGGTTGAAGCCTGGAGAAAAGGTCATCGTTCAGGGCTTCATGAAGGTGCGGGAAGGTACACCAGTCAGTGCCAAACCATATGTCGTTGCGTCCGTGCCCGAGGGCAACTGA
- a CDS encoding NmrA family NAD(P)-binding protein, whose amino-acid sequence MSHTILVTGAAGGSQGSTGRLVALFLLQQSIPVRAFVHKLDARSDELRQQGAEIFEGDLLNPASVKQALEDVQRAYFTFPVADGLLEAATIFAATARDAGLEMVVNNSQSQGTPDDPAFRDLRYAASFRNLQHRLADRIFDWAQVGAIHLQAPPYYENVRALIGHSVAEQNSAFLPWGDGHAVIPLVGAEDVARVAATLLAASDVPSERVFPLVTETLTVREIVETLGRALSRLIRYVPITDEQWVQAVKERINPHAIDHLTHLWQYFRRGGSRFRTTDTIRAVTGRNPQTLEEYFRANAASFDAQAASSRSI is encoded by the coding sequence ATGTCTCACACAATCTTGGTTACTGGCGCAGCCGGTGGTTCGCAGGGATCAACCGGACGCCTGGTCGCACTGTTTCTGCTCCAGCAGAGCATTCCCGTTCGCGCATTCGTCCATAAACTTGACGCCCGGTCCGACGAACTCCGCCAGCAAGGTGCGGAGATCTTCGAGGGCGATCTCCTCAATCCCGCCTCAGTTAAACAGGCTCTGGAAGATGTGCAACGCGCGTACTTCACCTTCCCCGTCGCCGACGGATTACTCGAAGCGGCCACCATCTTCGCTGCAACAGCTCGCGACGCTGGCCTCGAGATGGTGGTGAACAACTCACAGTCTCAGGGCACACCCGATGATCCGGCATTTCGCGATCTCAGATACGCCGCCTCATTCCGAAACCTGCAGCATCGGCTCGCCGATCGCATCTTCGATTGGGCACAAGTCGGGGCCATTCATCTTCAGGCGCCGCCCTATTACGAGAACGTACGCGCTCTTATCGGCCATAGCGTGGCAGAGCAAAACAGCGCGTTTTTACCATGGGGCGACGGTCACGCCGTCATCCCTCTCGTCGGCGCAGAAGACGTAGCCCGCGTAGCCGCAACTCTTCTGGCCGCCTCCGACGTGCCGTCTGAAAGGGTATTCCCTCTGGTGACCGAAACTCTAACAGTGCGCGAGATTGTCGAAACTCTTGGCAGAGCGCTCAGCCGGCTAATTCGCTATGTGCCGATTACGGATGAGCAGTGGGTACAGGCAGTGAAGGAGAGAATCAATCCACACGCTATCGATCATTTGACCCATCTTTGGCAGTACTTCAGGAGAGGTGGAAGCCGCTTCCGCACCACGGATACGATTCGTGCGGTGACTGGCCGAAATCCGCAAACGTTGGAGGAGTACTTTCGAGCGAATGCAGCGTCCTTCGATGCCCAGGCGGCCAGTTCCAGGTCGATCTGA
- a CDS encoding TetR/AcrR family transcriptional regulator yields the protein MRYRPEHKAEVHQKIVEDASRRVRAEGLNGAAVAAVMRDTGLTHGGFYKHFESKDDLLLESLSEAFRDIGDTLVRVAEQSPREAAWKAIVRAYLSLDFSDHPERGCPLPALAPELTRVGKKMRGQIFPQLVNYKDRLVPFMPGRRAAEKERAFFVIFSTMVGAIEIARMLPEPAMREKVLASVRDFLLSSF from the coding sequence GTGCGTTACCGGCCCGAACACAAAGCGGAAGTCCATCAGAAGATCGTCGAAGACGCCTCGAGACGCGTGCGCGCCGAGGGCCTGAATGGGGCGGCGGTTGCAGCGGTGATGCGCGACACTGGTCTAACCCACGGAGGCTTTTACAAACACTTCGAGAGCAAAGACGATCTGCTCCTTGAGTCGCTGAGCGAGGCTTTCCGCGATATCGGCGACACCCTGGTCCGAGTGGCCGAACAGTCGCCCCGTGAAGCCGCGTGGAAGGCGATTGTGAGGGCCTATCTTAGCCTGGATTTCAGCGATCACCCTGAGCGCGGTTGTCCGCTGCCGGCACTTGCCCCCGAATTGACGCGGGTCGGCAAGAAGATGAGGGGGCAGATCTTTCCCCAGCTGGTGAACTACAAGGATCGATTGGTTCCTTTTATGCCAGGCAGGCGAGCTGCGGAAAAAGAACGTGCTTTCTTTGTGATTTTTTCAACGATGGTAGGGGCCATAGAAATCGCTCGCATGCTACCCGAGCCTGCGATGCGGGAGAAGGTGCTGGCATCTGTTAGAGATTTTCTCTTGTCCAGTTTTTGA